The Acidobacteriota bacterium genomic interval ACGCTGCTCGAACAACCGCAGCACGCGTTCGCGCGCGGGCGAGGCTTCGTTGTGCGCGATGACGTTCTGCCGGCCGAACTCGGCCATCGTGACCTGCGTCCTGCCTGCCAGCGGGTGGTCCGGCGACGTCAGCATCACCAGCTCATCGTCTCCGATGAGGATCGACGCAAGGCCCTTCTCGGCGGGTGGAAAGCTGAGCACGCCGACGTCGAGGCTGCGCTGCAAGACCTCGACGCCGATCTGCCGGCTCGGCACGCGCCTGATGTCGACCTGCACGCGCGGATGGGCCTGGCGGAACTGCTCGACGACAGGCAGCACCACGTGGACGGCGGCTTCGTTGGCTCCGATGAGCACGCGTCCGCGCTGGAGGTCGCGCAGTTCGCGGACGGCACTGTCGGCTTCTTCGGCGAGCCGCATCAGACGCTGCGCGTAGTCGAGCAGCACGCGTCCGGCCTCGGTCAGCTTGCCGTCCTTGGCGGCCCTGTCGAACAGCCGTTCGCCGAGGTCGTCCTCGAGGCGGCGGATGGCCTGGCTGACGGCCGGCTGCGTGCGGTGCAATCGCGCCGCCGCCTTCGAAAAGCTCCGTTCCGAGGCGACCGTCAGAAACACCTGCAGCTCAGCGAGGTCCATTGCCTTCCTCTGCCGCAGGCGATGAAAGCCCCTGCCGCGAGACTGATTATAATTCCAGAAAGATTATAACCTTGACTAACAGGTGCTGCTCCGTGGAATGTGACATTCAGGAGACCAGTCCGCATGGCTACCGACGTCCGCGTCTTCGATACCACTCTTCGTGATGGCGAGCAGGCACCCGGGTTCTCGCTCCGTGTGCCGGAGAAGCTGGTGCTCGCACACCGGCTCGCGTCGCTCGGCGTGGATCTCATCGAGGCCGGGTTCCCCATCGCCTCGATAGACGATGCAGAGGCGGTGAGGCAGGTTGCGCAAGAGGTGCAAGGCCCCACGATTGCCGCCCTCGCACGCTGTACCACGGCAGACATCGAGTGCGCGGGCAAGGCGATCGCTCCCGCTCGCAAGGGCCGCATCCACACCTTCATCGCCACGTCCGACCTTCATCTCGAACGCAAGCTCCGCATCTCGCGCGACCAGTGTCTCGAGACCGCCGTCAAGGCCGTCACCCTCGCCAGGCAGTTCACAGACGACGTGCAGTTCTCGGCCGAGGACGCCACGCGCAGCGACATGACGTTCCTGGCGCAGGTGATCGAAGCCGTCGTTGCCGCCGGCGCGACGACGATCAACCTGCCCGACACGGTGGGGTACTCGACACCTGACGAGATCCGCGAGTTCTTCGCATCGATCATCGCGGCCGTGCGCGGCAGCGAGCACGTGATCTTCAGCACGCATTGCCACGACGACCTCGGACTTGCGGTGGCCAACAGCATTGCGGCGCTGCACGGTGGCGCGCGTCAGGTCGAGTGCACGATCAACGGCATCGGCGAACGCGCCGGCAATGCCGCGCTCGAGGAAATCGTGATGATCACGAAGGTGCGCCAGGATCGCGCTCCCTTCACCACCCGTGTCGAAGCGCGTGAGCTGTATGGCGTGAGTCAGCTGCTCACCGAGCTCACGGGTGAAGCCGTCCAGGCCAACAAGGCCATCGTCGGGCGCAACGCGTTCGCGCACGAGTCGGGCATCCATCAGGACGGCATGCTGAAGGACCGCCGCACGTACGAGATCATGTCGCCAGACAGCGTTGGCGTGCCGAAGACGACGCTGGTGCTCGGCAAGCATTCAGGGCGTCACGCGGTGCAGCAGAAGTGCGAAGCGCTCGGCTTCACGTTCGGCAAGCGCGAACTGGATCAGGTGTATCGCCAGATGGTGGCGCTGGCAGACACGCAGAAGCACGTGTCGGACGAGGAGCTGGCGGCCATCGCCGCGCAGGTGCGCGCCGAGAGCGCGCACGTGCCCACGCCGGTCGGTTACGGACACGGCGTGTAGATCGGATCGTCTCCTCTTTTCCTCTTGAAGGTTCCTGCATGAATCGTTCGCTCGTGCTGCTTCCCGGAGACGGTATCGGCCCGGAGGTGGTGGCGGCGGCTGGAGTCGTGCTCCAGGCCGTGTGCCGGAAGTTCTCGCACCAGATCGACACACGGTCGTTCGACATCGGCGGCGCGGCGCTTCGCGCGGGCCTGCCCGTGTATCCCGACCAGACGCGCGCGGCGTGTACGGCTGGCGATGCTGTGCTGCTCGGCGCCGTTGGCGATCCCGCGTTCGATCACCTGCCGCGCGAGCAGAAGATCGAGACGGGCCTGCTGGCGCTGCGCTCGTCGATGGGCGTGTACGCGAACCTGCGGCCCGCGCGTGCGTGGGCGGGTCTCGAAGACGCGATCTCGTTCAAGCCGGAGCGCACCGCGGGCACCGATCTGATCATCGTGCGCGAGCTGCTCGGCGGTCTCTACTTCGGCGAGCCGAGAGCGATCGAGGCAGACGGGCAGTCGGCATACAACACGATGCGGTACTCGGTGGCCGAGGTGCAGCGGGTGGCGCGCGTGGCGTTCCAGATCGCGCGGATGCGCCGCAAGCGGCTGCTGTCTGTGGACAAGGCGAACGTGCTCGAGACGTCGCAGTTGTGGCGGCGGACGGTGACCGCGCTGGCGGCGGAGTATCAGGACGTGGCGCTGGAGCACCAGTACGTCGACGCGTTCGCGATGAACCTCGCGCTCGATCCCACGCGCTACGACGTGGTGCTCACCGAGAACCTGTTCGGCGACATCCTGTCGGACGAAGCGGGCGCGATCAGCGGATCGCTGGGTCTCCTGCCGTCGGCGAGTCTTGGCGATGGCGGTGCGTTGTACGAGCCCGTGCACGGATCGGCGCCGACGCTTGCAGGTCGCGACGTGGCCAATCCCGCAGGCGCGATCGGCTCGCTCGCTCTGGTGTTCCGTCACAGCTGGCAGTGCGAGGACGAAGCCCGCGCGATCGAGACGGCCTTGGCGAGCACGATCAGCGAGGGCCACCGCACGGCCGACCTCGTGCGCGCCGGCCAGCCCGCCACATCGTGCTCGGCCTTCGCCCAGCTCGTCGCCGACCGCATCGGTTAGGTCAGCTGGTAAGCGGGTCGTATCGGATCTCGACGACCTCCAGTTCTTCATCACCTCGAGGCGCGCGCACGACGACCGTGTCGCCGACACGCGCCTTGAGGAGCGCCCGCGCGAGCGGAGACCGCCACGAGATGCGCGTGTCTCCCGCGTCGAGTTCGTCCATGCCGACGATGGTCACGGTGCGCTCGCGATCGCTCGCGCCGATGAACGTCACCGTCGCGCCGAAGAGCACGCGGTCGAGGCCCTTGCCGCTGTTGTCGACCACTACTGCGTTGTCGAGACTGCGCGTGATCTGCCTGATGCGTCTGTCGATCTCGCGCAGTCGCTTCTTGCCGTAGATGTAGTCGCCGTTCTCCGACCTGTCGCCATTGCCCGCCGCCCAGGCGACAGTCGTCACGACGGACGGCCGCTCCGTCTTCCAGAGATGGGCCAACTCATCCTGAAGGCGACGGAACCCGCCCGGTGAGATGTAGTTCTTGATCTCGTCAGCCATGCCTTACGCGGCCTGGAGCGACTCGTACTCTCTCGTGGCCATGGTCCAGCGCTCGTACGCGATCGCATTCTAGCTCTCGCCTTGCTTTCCACGAGGCCTTTGCGGATACTCGGCGGCATCCAGCAAGTGGCGGGGTCGATCCCTTTCCTTCGTTGACAGTCCTGGACAGGGGTCATACCGATATCGTGGCACGCATGGGCGAGCCAGTACGTCCTGTCGTACGAGCTCGCGCGGCTGTCGCCGGGGTGGCGCCGGCTGGAGGTGCA includes:
- a CDS encoding LysR family transcriptional regulator yields the protein MDLAELQVFLTVASERSFSKAAARLHRTQPAVSQAIRRLEDDLGERLFDRAAKDGKLTEAGRVLLDYAQRLMRLAEEADSAVRELRDLQRGRVLIGANEAAVHVVLPVVEQFRQAHPRVQVDIRRVPSRQIGVEVLQRSLDVGVLSFPPAEKGLASILIGDDELVMLTSPDHPLAGRTQVTMAEFGRQNVIAHNEASPARERVLRLFEQRHEQLNITLALPSLDGIKRAVEMDLGVALLPRRCAIAELTSRRLVAVPVAQVRLPRHLRLVYPEQAQLSHAALAFLDVARTFEKDVARDIAPID
- a CDS encoding 2-isopropylmalate synthase; this translates as MATDVRVFDTTLRDGEQAPGFSLRVPEKLVLAHRLASLGVDLIEAGFPIASIDDAEAVRQVAQEVQGPTIAALARCTTADIECAGKAIAPARKGRIHTFIATSDLHLERKLRISRDQCLETAVKAVTLARQFTDDVQFSAEDATRSDMTFLAQVIEAVVAAGATTINLPDTVGYSTPDEIREFFASIIAAVRGSEHVIFSTHCHDDLGLAVANSIAALHGGARQVECTINGIGERAGNAALEEIVMITKVRQDRAPFTTRVEARELYGVSQLLTELTGEAVQANKAIVGRNAFAHESGIHQDGMLKDRRTYEIMSPDSVGVPKTTLVLGKHSGRHAVQQKCEALGFTFGKRELDQVYRQMVALADTQKHVSDEELAAIAAQVRAESAHVPTPVGYGHGV
- the leuB gene encoding 3-isopropylmalate dehydrogenase — encoded protein: MNRSLVLLPGDGIGPEVVAAAGVVLQAVCRKFSHQIDTRSFDIGGAALRAGLPVYPDQTRAACTAGDAVLLGAVGDPAFDHLPREQKIETGLLALRSSMGVYANLRPARAWAGLEDAISFKPERTAGTDLIIVRELLGGLYFGEPRAIEADGQSAYNTMRYSVAEVQRVARVAFQIARMRRKRLLSVDKANVLETSQLWRRTVTALAAEYQDVALEHQYVDAFAMNLALDPTRYDVVLTENLFGDILSDEAGAISGSLGLLPSASLGDGGALYEPVHGSAPTLAGRDVANPAGAIGSLALVFRHSWQCEDEARAIETALASTISEGHRTADLVRAGQPATSCSAFAQLVADRIG
- the greB gene encoding transcription elongation factor GreB → MADEIKNYISPGGFRRLQDELAHLWKTERPSVVTTVAWAAGNGDRSENGDYIYGKKRLREIDRRIRQITRSLDNAVVVDNSGKGLDRVLFGATVTFIGASDRERTVTIVGMDELDAGDTRISWRSPLARALLKARVGDTVVVRAPRGDEELEVVEIRYDPLTS